From Thermomonas sp. XSG, one genomic window encodes:
- a CDS encoding class I SAM-dependent methyltransferase, giving the protein MSADPASHLSPEDERAIYDLHQNDPADAGYRRFLSRMADPLVAKLVPSMRGLDFGCGPGPALSIMLREAGMAMADYDPCYAPDATLLAAQYDFVTCTEVVEHFRDPLAAWTQLASLVRPGGWLGVMTQLAPEVPANFLRWRYRDDRTHVSFHRLATLQWLAARFGFALEQVESQAFLLRKQG; this is encoded by the coding sequence GTGTCGGCCGACCCGGCATCGCACCTGTCGCCGGAAGACGAACGCGCGATCTACGACCTGCACCAGAACGACCCCGCCGATGCTGGTTACCGCCGCTTCCTGTCGCGGATGGCCGATCCGCTGGTCGCCAAGCTAGTCCCCAGCATGCGCGGGCTGGACTTCGGCTGCGGGCCGGGACCGGCGCTGTCGATCATGCTGCGCGAGGCGGGCATGGCGATGGCCGATTACGACCCGTGCTACGCGCCCGATGCAACGCTGCTGGCGGCGCAGTACGACTTCGTCACCTGCACCGAGGTGGTGGAGCACTTCCGCGACCCGCTGGCAGCTTGGACGCAGCTGGCGTCTCTGGTGCGGCCGGGCGGCTGGCTGGGGGTGATGACCCAGCTGGCGCCGGAGGTGCCGGCGAACTTCCTGCGCTGGCGCTACCGCGATGACCGCACCCATGTCAGCTTCCACCGGCTCGCCACGCTGCAGTGGCTGGCGGCGCGGTTCGGCTTCGCGTTGGAGCAGGTGGAAAGCCAGGCCTTCCTGCTTCGCAAGCAGGGCTGA
- a CDS encoding alpha/beta fold hydrolase: MRFPDYPFTPQRFEVRPGIAMSFLDEGPRDGEVIVMLHGNPSWSYYWRHLVLGLRDRYRCIVPDHVGMGLSDRPDDAPSARPTYDYTLQSRIDDMDALLKHLGIDGPVTLAVHDWGGMIGFGWALRDPARVKRLVITNTAAFPLPSAKRFPARLAMGRDSRLGGWLIRRFNLFARGAAWMGTKRSLPRDVRAAYAGVYDGWDQAISTLRFMQDIPLHDGDRAMPLVQASAKALPGYADRPAFIGWGLRDFVFDRHFLDGFRKALPNAEVHAYADAGHYALEDKHEVLVPLIRAFLDRNPPD, translated from the coding sequence ATGCGCTTCCCCGACTATCCGTTCACCCCGCAACGCTTCGAAGTCCGCCCCGGCATCGCCATGTCCTTCCTCGACGAAGGCCCGCGCGACGGCGAGGTGATCGTGATGCTGCACGGCAACCCGTCGTGGAGCTATTACTGGCGGCACCTGGTGCTGGGCCTGCGCGACAGGTATCGCTGCATCGTGCCGGACCACGTTGGCATGGGCCTGAGCGACCGCCCGGACGATGCGCCTTCGGCGCGACCGACCTACGACTACACTCTGCAGTCGCGCATCGACGACATGGACGCGCTGCTGAAGCACCTCGGCATCGATGGCCCGGTGACGCTGGCCGTGCACGACTGGGGCGGGATGATCGGCTTCGGCTGGGCGCTGCGCGATCCCGCGCGCGTCAAGCGCCTGGTCATCACCAATACCGCCGCGTTCCCGCTGCCATCGGCCAAGCGCTTCCCGGCGCGGCTGGCGATGGGCCGAGATTCGCGCCTGGGTGGCTGGTTGATCCGCCGTTTCAACCTGTTCGCGCGCGGCGCGGCGTGGATGGGCACCAAGCGTTCGCTGCCGAGGGACGTGCGCGCGGCCTATGCTGGCGTGTACGACGGCTGGGACCAGGCGATCTCCACCCTGCGCTTCATGCAGGACATCCCGCTGCACGATGGCGACCGCGCGATGCCGCTGGTGCAGGCCAGCGCAAAGGCGCTGCCCGGGTACGCCGACCGGCCGGCGTTCATCGGCTGGGGTCTGCGCGATTTCGTCTTCGACAGGCACTTCCTCGACGGCTTCCGCAAGGCGCTGCCGAACGCGGAAGTCCATGCGTATGCCGATGCCGGCCACTACGCGCTGGAAGACAAGCACGAGGTGCTGGTGCCGCTGATCCGGGCGTTCCTGGATCGCAATCCGCCGGATTGA
- a CDS encoding glucose 1-dehydrogenase, which produces MNGKLEGKVALVTGGARGIGAAIVRRLHADGASVAITDVLDDAGRALAAELGERTAYFHHDVSDEAAWVETLAAATARFGGLHVLVNNAGIFHPGQIADTPVRDIEQQFRVNQLGPFLGMKHGQVPLRAAGGGCIVNISSIAGQLGFPNAAAYVGTKWAVRGMTKTAALELAPAQIRVNSVHPGFIDTPMLDSNPPEANQAGIEATPLKRIGKPEEIAAAVSFLASADAGFVTGAELTVDGGWIL; this is translated from the coding sequence ATGAACGGCAAGCTCGAAGGCAAGGTCGCCCTGGTCACCGGCGGCGCGCGCGGCATCGGCGCAGCCATCGTCCGCCGGCTGCATGCCGACGGCGCCAGCGTTGCGATCACCGACGTGCTGGACGACGCCGGCCGCGCGCTGGCGGCGGAGCTCGGCGAACGCACCGCGTATTTCCACCACGACGTCAGCGACGAAGCCGCGTGGGTGGAGACGCTGGCGGCGGCCACCGCCCGCTTCGGCGGCCTGCACGTGCTGGTCAACAATGCCGGCATCTTCCACCCCGGCCAGATCGCCGACACCCCGGTGCGTGATATCGAGCAGCAGTTCCGGGTCAACCAGCTGGGTCCATTCCTCGGCATGAAGCACGGCCAGGTGCCGCTGCGCGCGGCCGGCGGCGGCTGCATCGTCAACATCAGTTCGATCGCCGGCCAGCTGGGATTCCCCAATGCGGCCGCCTACGTGGGCACCAAGTGGGCGGTGCGCGGGATGACCAAGACCGCCGCACTGGAACTGGCGCCGGCGCAGATCCGGGTGAACTCGGTGCATCCGGGCTTCATCGACACGCCGATGCTGGACAGCAACCCGCCTGAGGCCAATCAGGCCGGCATCGAAGCCACGCCGCTGAAGCGCATCGGCAAGCCCGAGGAAATCGCCGCCGCGGTGTCCTTCCTGGCCAGTGCGGACGCTGGTTTCGTCACCGGCGCGGAGCTGACGGTGGACGGCGGCTGGATTCTCTGA
- the oleC gene encoding olefin beta-lactone synthetase, whose product MTDPCNIAVALPRLAREHPDQVAMRCPGAGGRYEVALTYAQLDARSDAIAAGLAGRGIRRGTRTVVMVRPTPEFFLLMFALFKAGAVPVLVDPGIDRRALKQCLGEARPEAFVGIPLAMLAKALLGWAKSASVRITTGRWPLLADATLARIETEGAGAGPQLADTDGEDVAAILFTSGSTGVPKGVVYRHRHFVAQIAMLGDAFGIGAGGIDFPTFPPFALFDPALGLTSIIPDMDPTRPAKADPRKLHAAIERFGVTQLFGSPALMGVLAAHGEKLPTLKRVTSAGAPVPPDVVRRMLELLPADAQLWTPYGATECLPVAVIEGRELLTLRARTEAGAGTCVGRPVAGNTVRIIGIDDGAIPEWRDGMQVAPGQVGEITVAGPSATDAYFNRDVQTALAKIRETLPDGGSRIVHRMGDLGWFDDAGRLWFCGRKSQRVVVDAQTTLCTEQVEPVFNTHPQVLRTALVGVGPRNTQTPVLVFELKPGAQADVAEVADELRHLAQGFVHTAKIERFLHHPKPFPVDIRHNAKIGREKLAAWAAAQPAGGRA is encoded by the coding sequence ATGACCGACCCCTGCAACATCGCCGTGGCGCTGCCGCGGCTTGCCCGCGAGCACCCCGACCAGGTGGCGATGCGCTGCCCCGGCGCGGGCGGCCGCTACGAGGTGGCGCTGACCTATGCGCAGCTGGATGCGCGCAGCGACGCCATCGCCGCCGGCCTGGCCGGGCGCGGCATCCGTCGCGGCACCCGCACGGTGGTGATGGTGCGGCCGACGCCGGAGTTCTTCCTGCTGATGTTCGCGCTGTTCAAGGCCGGCGCGGTGCCGGTGCTGGTCGACCCCGGCATCGACCGGCGCGCGCTCAAGCAGTGCCTTGGCGAGGCGCGGCCGGAAGCGTTCGTCGGCATTCCCCTGGCGATGCTGGCCAAGGCGCTGCTGGGCTGGGCGAAATCGGCATCGGTGCGCATCACCACCGGACGCTGGCCGCTGCTGGCCGACGCCACGCTGGCGCGGATCGAGACCGAAGGCGCCGGCGCCGGTCCGCAGCTGGCCGACACCGACGGAGAGGACGTGGCCGCGATCCTGTTCACCAGCGGCAGCACCGGCGTACCCAAGGGCGTGGTGTACCGGCACCGGCATTTCGTCGCGCAGATCGCGATGCTGGGCGACGCGTTCGGGATCGGCGCGGGCGGCATCGATTTCCCCACCTTCCCGCCGTTCGCCCTGTTCGACCCCGCGCTGGGACTGACCAGCATCATTCCCGACATGGACCCCACGCGCCCGGCCAAGGCCGATCCGCGCAAGTTGCATGCGGCCATCGAACGCTTCGGCGTGACCCAGCTGTTCGGTTCGCCGGCGCTGATGGGCGTGCTGGCCGCGCACGGCGAAAAGCTGCCCACCCTGAAGCGCGTCACCAGCGCCGGTGCGCCGGTACCGCCCGACGTGGTGCGGCGGATGCTGGAGCTGCTGCCGGCCGATGCGCAGCTGTGGACGCCCTATGGCGCCACCGAATGCCTGCCGGTGGCGGTGATCGAAGGCCGCGAACTGCTGACCCTGCGCGCCCGCACCGAAGCCGGCGCCGGCACCTGCGTGGGCCGGCCCGTGGCGGGCAACACTGTGCGCATCATCGGCATCGACGATGGCGCGATCCCGGAGTGGCGCGATGGGATGCAGGTCGCGCCCGGGCAGGTCGGCGAAATCACCGTCGCCGGTCCCAGCGCCACCGATGCCTACTTCAACCGCGACGTGCAGACCGCGCTGGCGAAGATCCGCGAAACCCTGCCCGACGGCGGCAGCCGCATCGTCCACCGCATGGGCGACCTTGGCTGGTTCGACGACGCGGGCCGGCTGTGGTTCTGCGGGCGCAAGTCGCAGCGGGTGGTCGTGGATGCGCAGACCACGCTGTGCACCGAGCAGGTCGAGCCGGTGTTCAACACCCATCCGCAGGTGCTGCGCACTGCACTGGTCGGTGTCGGTCCCAGGAACACGCAAACGCCGGTCCTGGTGTTCGAACTGAAGCCGGGCGCGCAGGCCGACGTGGCGGAAGTCGCCGACGAGCTGCGCCACCTCGCGCAGGGTTTCGTCCACACCGCGAAGATCGAGCGCTTCCTGCACCATCCCAAACCCTTTCCGGTGGACATCCGCCACAACGCCAAGATCGGCCGCGAGAAGCTGGCGGCATGGGCGGCGGCGCAACCCGCGGGGGGCAGGGCATGA
- a CDS encoding YkgJ family cysteine cluster protein encodes MHPCLTCGACCTQYRVAFHWMESDEVTPGGVPAALTERLDAHRLCMQGTFAPPIRCVALDADIGKYSRCSIHPNRPSVCREVEASFEFGRPSAQCDKARIAFDLPVLTAADWRWRDGADNDDHPDDSGNSPSPPAMPPVAA; translated from the coding sequence ATGCACCCCTGCCTGACCTGCGGCGCCTGCTGCACCCAGTACCGCGTCGCCTTCCACTGGATGGAATCGGACGAGGTCACGCCCGGCGGCGTGCCGGCCGCACTCACCGAGCGGCTGGACGCCCATCGCCTGTGCATGCAGGGCACCTTCGCCCCGCCGATCCGCTGCGTGGCGCTGGATGCCGACATCGGCAAGTACTCGCGCTGCAGCATCCATCCCAACCGGCCGTCGGTCTGCCGCGAGGTCGAAGCCTCGTTCGAGTTCGGCCGCCCCAGCGCGCAGTGCGACAAGGCACGGATCGCCTTCGACCTGCCGGTGCTGACCGCCGCCGACTGGCGCTGGCGCGACGGCGCCGACAACGACGACCACCCGGACGATAGCGGCAACAGCCCGTCGCCGCCGGCGATGCCGCCGGTCGCCGCGTGA